The Pukyongia salina genome segment ATCCATGATAACACTATTCATTCCCACCAGGCAATTCCTACCCAGGTTAGCGCCGTGAATTACAGCACCATGTCCCACGTGAGCTCCTTCTTTCAATACTATGCTCTTCCCGGGAAACATATGCACCGTACAATTCTCCTGAACATTCACCCCGTCTTCTAATACGATCTCACCCCAATCCCCGCGGATGGCCGCACCCGGACCGATGTAACAGTTCCTGCCAATGATAACGTTCCCGGTAACGGCCGCCAGCGGATGCACGAAACTGGATTCGTGTATTACCGGTATATGTCCTTTGAAACTGTATATCATTAGTAATTCCTGGTATTAGAGGGTTATTTAAATCGTTTTAATGTTTCTTTTGTAAATTCTGAAAGCACCAGCCTTCCGCTAATCGCTGCCCGTTCGGCCAAAAGCTCATCCCAGTCTTCAGTGCCTTTCCAAAAAACTGCCTTCATTTCCTTCATAGCATCAGGGTTATACGTGCAAAGCTGTTCGGCAAAATTCTGGACGGACTCATCCAGCTTTTCGGTGGACTCGAACACCTGGGCGTACAATCCTTTTTGCCGGGCCCATTCTGCATCGTAAAAACTGTTGGCATCGATCGCTATTTGCGACATCCCGCTCAATCCTAATTTTCGCTCTACTGCAGGACCAACCACAAACGGCCCTATCCCAACGTTCAACTCACTCAACTTGATAGAAGCAAATTTTGTGGCCATACAAAAATCGGTTGCCGAAGCCACCCCTACGCCTCCACCAACGGTCTTTCCTTGTATTCGCCCTATAATGAACTTAGGGCATTTACGCATGGCGTTTATTACATTGGCGAAACCACTAAAGAAGATTCGCCCCGTTTCGGCATCATTAATATTAATTAGTTCCTTGAAACTGGCACCTGCGCAAAAAGTTCGGTCACCTCCACTTTTTAAAACGATCACTTTCACCTCATCGTTTGCCCCCGCCCCGCTTATGGTCTCCGCCAATTGAGCCAACAGATCCCCTGGCAAGCTGTTATGAGCCGGATGAAAGAATTCGATGGTTGAAATACCGTTGTTTATATCTTCTTTTACGTATGGTGCGGTCATAAAAAATTAGATTTAGATCAGGTCAAATTGTTCGAAATGATGATTCAGGTGCTTACGTTCCATTAAGTACCATTCAAATCTGTTCAATTCTCCAAAGACAACATTCTTCGTTCGCGCATCAGGATTCGCTTTAAAATATTCTAAATATTCCTGTCTTGCTTCCTTGAATTTAGCTTTGGCAGTCTCGAGGTCCGGATGTCTTAATTGGTGCATCGCAGACTTCTCACGTAATGGGAAATCGTATCCCCGAGGCATTTTTTCGTAATTATAAAGGGTGGCATGTACTTTTTCCAGGATCTTATCGGGAGTGCTTATCTCGAAATCCTGGATCTCTCCCGATGCTATCCTGTAGGTATATTCCAAATGTTCTACCATTTGCTGAGGACTTAGATCCCCCCATTTAGGTATCGATTCTTCAGAAAGCTTATCGAGGCATTCATCTATTTTTTCGGTGGTCATTTCAACAAAGGTGGTTTGTTTCTTCTGAACCATGGTAAGTACGGTTACAATGGCCACCAGCTCATCTTCCGCATCGAAAACCTCCCCGTACCACTTCACGATACCGCTGGGAAGCTCGGTTCCCCGCTGATCGCGATCGATCTTTTGCTTGCAGGTAAGTCGCACATAGATTGTATCATTGTGATAGATCGGGCGTAGGAACCTACAATCCTCTAATCCGTAGTTCGCTGCAACAGGACCTTTATTTGGATAAACAAACAAACCTGCAGCAGCGGCTAGTAGGAAATAACCATGAGCGGTCCTCTTTTCGAAGATACTGCCATCCAGGGAAGTGATATCTGTATGAGCATAAAAATGATCCCAGGTTAAGTTGGCAAAATTAACGATATCACCATCTGTGATCGTTCGTTTGTGTGTTTTCAAGGACATGCCGGGTTCAATATCCTCCCAATGATATTTAAAGGGATGTTGTTCGGCTTCCGTGTAGGCGCCTTTGGGCTGATATATCCCGGTTACCTCCGTAAGTGTGGTGGGTGTTCCCTGTACTGCACATCGCTGTAAGTAATGCTTTACTCCACGCATACCTCCCATTTCTTCGCCACCCCCGGCTCTACCGGGTCCGCCGTGAATAAGGGTAGGTAAAGGAGAGCCATGGCCAGTACTTAAACGTGCGTTCTCCCTGTTCAGCACTAATATTCTCCCGTGATGAGATGCCGCGCCAATCACATATTCCTTTGCTATCTTATCATCGAAAGTTGCTATAGAGGAAACCAGAGATCCTTTCCCCATCTGTGCTAAAGTAATCGCCTCATTAAGATCTTTATAAGGCATTAACGTACTTACGGGACCAAAGGCTTCTATCACATGGGCAGCCTCATTCTTAAAAGGATCGTTCTCCCGCAGTAAAATTGGTTTTAGGAACGCACCTTTCTTAGCATCGGCGCCAATCGTTTCCACATT includes the following:
- a CDS encoding acyltransferase; the protein is MIYSFKGHIPVIHESSFVHPLAAVTGNVIIGRNCYIGPGAAIRGDWGEIVLEDGVNVQENCTVHMFPGKSIVLKEGAHVGHGAVIHGANLGRNCLVGMNSVIMDDSEIGDECIVGAMSFVKAESKFVKRQLIVGNPAKAIKEVSDEMIEWKTAGTRLYQQLPTDCHASLREVEPLRSIPENRPVQEDFYKTLEQFKRNE
- a CDS encoding enoyl-CoA hydratase/isomerase family protein gives rise to the protein MTAPYVKEDINNGISTIEFFHPAHNSLPGDLLAQLAETISGAGANDEVKVIVLKSGGDRTFCAGASFKELININDAETGRIFFSGFANVINAMRKCPKFIIGRIQGKTVGGGVGVASATDFCMATKFASIKLSELNVGIGPFVVGPAVERKLGLSGMSQIAIDANSFYDAEWARQKGLYAQVFESTEKLDESVQNFAEQLCTYNPDAMKEMKAVFWKGTEDWDELLAERAAISGRLVLSEFTKETLKRFK
- the paaZ gene encoding phenylacetic acid degradation bifunctional protein PaaZ — encoded protein: MNKTQHYVTGQWVDGTGDGSPVFDSVTGEQFTSVTVEGLDIPSILQYGREKGETLRKMTFQQRGLMLKKLALYLTKKKDQFYELSYRTGATKVDSWIDIEGGFGNLFANASLRKLFPNQSYHVEGEPIDLSRGGRFMAHHIMVPRQGVVVHINAFNFPVWGMLEKCAVNWMAGMPAVVLPAPQTAYLTEAVVKEIVASGILPEGSLQLISGTARNILDTVQSQDVVTFTGSASTGRKLKNHPQIIEEAVPFTMEADSLNASVLAEDAVPGTPEFDLFIKEVRKEMTVKAGQKCTAIRRIIVPEKLMEDVQIELGKQLDKVTIGDPRLQEVRMGALVSDAQRQSVKEQIGKIASTAEIVYGDLENVETIGADAKKGAFLKPILLRENDPFKNEAAHVIEAFGPVSTLMPYKDLNEAITLAQMGKGSLVSSIATFDDKIAKEYVIGAASHHGRILVLNRENARLSTGHGSPLPTLIHGGPGRAGGGEEMGGMRGVKHYLQRCAVQGTPTTLTEVTGIYQPKGAYTEAEQHPFKYHWEDIEPGMSLKTHKRTITDGDIVNFANLTWDHFYAHTDITSLDGSIFEKRTAHGYFLLAAAAGLFVYPNKGPVAANYGLEDCRFLRPIYHNDTIYVRLTCKQKIDRDQRGTELPSGIVKWYGEVFDAEDELVAIVTVLTMVQKKQTTFVEMTTEKIDECLDKLSEESIPKWGDLSPQQMVEHLEYTYRIASGEIQDFEISTPDKILEKVHATLYNYEKMPRGYDFPLREKSAMHQLRHPDLETAKAKFKEARQEYLEYFKANPDARTKNVVFGELNRFEWYLMERKHLNHHFEQFDLI